One Molothrus ater isolate BHLD 08-10-18 breed brown headed cowbird chromosome 14, BPBGC_Mater_1.1, whole genome shotgun sequence DNA segment encodes these proteins:
- the ZIC3 gene encoding zinc finger protein ZIC 3, producing MTMLLDGGPQFPALGVGGFAAPRHHEMPGRDAGGGGMGLGPFGDSSHAAAFKLNAAPHDLAAGQSSAFTPQAPGYASALGHHHHHHHHAGQVPSYGGAAAFNSTRDFLFRNRGSGIADAASGTAQHGLFGGSPGGLHGPGGIPDTPGYLLFPGLHEQSPSHTSPNGHVDNGQMHLGLRGDLFGRPDPYRAVSSPRTDPYAGAQFHNYNHMNMNMGMNVAAHHHHHHGPGAFFRYMRQPIKQELSCKWLDESQLSRPKKSCDRTFSTMHELVTHVTMEHVGGPEQNNHICYWDECPREGKSFKAKYKLVNHIRVHTGEKPFPCPFPGCGKIFARSENLKIHKRTHTGEKPFKCEFEGCDRRFANSSDRKKHMHVHTSDKPYICKVCDKSYTHPSSLRKHMKVHESQGSDSSPAASSGYESSTPPAVGSAGSKDSTKTPPAALQSNPGHNPGLPPNFNEWYV from the exons ATGACGATGCTGCTGGACGGAGGGCCGCAGTTCCCGGCGCTGGGGGTGGGCGGCTTTGCGGCGCCCCGCCACCACGAGATGCCGGGTCGCGacgccggcggcggcggcatGGGGCTGGGCCCCTTCGGGGACTCTTCGCACGCCGCTGCCTTCAAGCTGAACGCGGCCCCGCACGACCTCGCCGCCGGGCAGAGCTCGGCATTCACGCCGCAGGCGCCGGGCTACGCCAGCGCCCTGggccaccaccaccatcaccaccaccacgCCGGCCAGGTGCCTTCCTACGGCGGGGCCGCCGCCTTCAACTCCACCCGCGACTTTCTGTTCCGCAACCGCGGCTCCGGCATCGCGGACGCCGCCTCCGGCACAGCGCAGCACGGGCTCTTCGGCGGCTCCCCCGGCGGCTTGCACGGCCCCGGCGGCATCCCGGACACCCCGGGCTacctgctcttccctgggctGCATGAGCAGAGTCCGAGCCACACGTCCCCCAACGGGCATGTGGACAACGGGCAGATGCACCTGGGGCTGCGCGGGGACCTCTTCGGGCGGCCGGATCCCTACCGGGCCGTCTCCAGCCCCCGCACGGACCCTTACGCCGGAGCCCAGTTCCACAACTACAACCACATGAATATGAATATGGGCATGAACGTGGCggcccaccaccaccaccaccacggCCCCGGCGCTTTCTTTCGGTACATGCGCCAGCCCATCAAGCAAGAATTGTCCTGCAAGTGGCTCGACGAGAGCCAGCTCAGCCGGCCCAAGAAGAGCTGCGACAGGACTTTCAGCACCATGCACGAGCTGGTGACCCATGTCACCATGGAGCACGTCGGGGGGCCGGAGCAGAACAACCACATCTGCTACTGGGACGAGTGTCCGCGGGAAGGCAAGTCCTTCAAGGCGAAATACAAACTGGTGAACCACATTCGGGTGCACACGGGGGAAAAGCCCTTCCCGTGCCCCTTCCCGGGCTGCGGCAAGATCTTTGCCCGCTCCGAGAACCTCAAGATTCACAAGCGGACGCACACAG GTGAGAAGCCTTTCAAGTGCGAGTTTGAGGGCTGCGACAGGCGCTTCGCCAACAGCAGTGACAGGAAGAAACACATGCACGTCCACACCTCGGACAAGCCCTACATCTGCAAGGTGTGCGACAAATCCTACACCCACCCCAGCTCACTTAGGAAACACATGAAG GTGCACGAATCCCAGGGGTCGGACTCTTCCCCTGCGGCCAGTTCGGGGTACGAGTCCTCCACCCCCCCTGCGGTGGGCTCCGCCGGCAGTAAGGACTCCACTAAAACGCCGCCGGCCGCCCTGCAGAGTAACCCCGGCCATAACCCTGGACTGCCCCCCAATTTTAATGAGTGGTATGTGtga